One part of the Dyadobacter sp. 676 genome encodes these proteins:
- a CDS encoding acyltransferase family protein, translating into MDKKKRYFPNLNGIRAIAASLVVFHHLEQAKHALGITNVYDMPIIQHAGRLGVGLFFVLSGFLITYLLLEERGRFGNVDAKKVLPPPRVPHLAHLLSDYRIIVLCFPAYSHFRLSGY; encoded by the coding sequence GTGGACAAGAAAAAGCGCTATTTCCCGAATCTGAACGGTATCCGTGCCATTGCCGCGTCGCTGGTGGTATTCCATCATCTGGAACAGGCCAAACATGCATTGGGCATCACCAATGTGTACGATATGCCCATTATCCAGCATGCGGGCAGACTTGGTGTGGGGCTTTTCTTTGTTTTAAGCGGGTTCCTGATCACCTATCTGCTCCTGGAAGAGCGTGGACGGTTCGGCAATGTGGATGCAAAAAAAGTTCTACCTCCGCCGCGTGTTCCGCATCTGGCCCATTTACTTTCTGATTATCGGATTATCGTTCTTTGTTTTCCCGCATATTCCCATTTTCGATTATCCGGGTATTGA
- a CDS encoding HAD hydrolase family protein: protein MDSTLRERFKRITTFIFDIDGVMTDGSVIALETGEQPRIFNVRDGYGINRALRMGYRVAIISAQSQVGVRKRLEYLGVTDIFIGTSPDGKLPVFKKYLAETGLTEDEIVFMGDDLPDYEVMRTSVMGACPADSADEILAIADYISPKNGGGGAVRDLIEQVMKVQGKWMAWFE from the coding sequence TGGATTCGACTTTACGGGAACGTTTCAAGCGCATTACCACCTTTATTTTTGATATTGACGGCGTCATGACCGATGGTAGCGTCATCGCCCTCGAAACCGGCGAGCAACCCCGCATTTTCAATGTACGCGACGGCTACGGTATCAACCGGGCGCTCAGAATGGGCTACCGGGTAGCGATCATCTCCGCGCAAAGCCAGGTGGGCGTTCGCAAACGGCTCGAATACCTGGGCGTTACCGATATCTTCATCGGCACCTCGCCCGACGGTAAGCTGCCCGTTTTTAAAAAATACCTGGCCGAGACCGGTCTCACGGAAGACGAAATCGTATTCATGGGCGACGATTTGCCCGATTATGAGGTCATGCGCACGAGTGTAATGGGTGCCTGCCCAGCCGATTCCGCCGACGAAATCCTCGCTATCGCCGACTATATTTCTCCCAAAAACGGAGGAGGCGGCGCCGTCCGCGATCTGATCGAGCAGGTCATGAAGGTACAGGGAAAATGGATGGCCTGGTTTGAATAA